One window of Anaerolineae bacterium genomic DNA carries:
- the mog gene encoding molybdopterin adenylyltransferase, with amino-acid sequence MGIRVGILTVSDRASKGEYQDLSGPEVRKLVEEKLGAEVVAEEIVPDEKGLIEEVLKRWADELDLELILTTGGTGFTPRDVTPEATKAVIDKEAPGLAEAMRAASLLKTPHAMLSRAVAGIRGRTLIVNLPGSPKAARENLEVILPALPHGLDLLRGRETHH; translated from the coding sequence ATGGGTATAAGGGTGGGAATCCTTACTGTTAGCGACAGAGCTTCTAAAGGAGAGTATCAGGATTTAAGTGGGCCTGAAGTCCGCAAGCTGGTAGAAGAAAAGCTTGGAGCAGAGGTTGTAGCAGAAGAGATCGTGCCGGATGAGAAGGGATTAATTGAAGAAGTGCTTAAAAGGTGGGCCGATGAATTGGATTTGGAACTCATTCTGACCACAGGGGGCACCGGATTTACTCCAAGGGATGTAACACCAGAGGCTACCAAAGCCGTGATTGATAAAGAAGCACCGGGTCTTGCTGAAGCTATGAGGGCGGCAAGCCTCTTGAAAACACCCCATGCTATGCTGAGCCGAGCCGTAGCCGGAATAAGAGGCCGGACGCTTATAGTTAATCTACCCGGAAGCCCAAAAGCTGCCCGGGAAAACCTTGAGGTGATCCTCCCGGCTCTACCTCATGGCCTTGATCTCCTCAGGGGGCGAGAGACTCACCATTGA